Within Spinacia oleracea cultivar Varoflay chromosome 4, BTI_SOV_V1, whole genome shotgun sequence, the genomic segment TTATCATACATCGAAGCATACTTGACCAAATCCGACGCATCAGCTTGCATCAAGTTAACCCGATCAACAGTCACAATTGTTTCAACTGTTCTAACACTATGAGCTGGTTGATAAAACCCAGGCACCGTCCCTCTCCCCAACGGAATCCCCCGATACATCACATTAAACCTCGATTCACCGTATTTAATCCCTACTTTGTTCGGATTTACCGCAGTAAAAAGCAGACGAACCGACAAAGACAGCGAAACACCGCCAGGAGCAGCGGTAGAAGTCGGCGAGATTCCAACGTATTGCACGGCGACTTGCTGGAGGTCGTACTGTGGTTTCTTAGGTTTAACGGCGAGCACAATGACGAGGATGACAGCTAGAGTGATGAGTGCGAGGAGAGAGAATAGAAGGAAGAGACAACAACAACAGCCTTTGATTAGTGAAggagatgatgatgaagatgagaAATACGACGGTGTATTGGAGTAGTAGTACTGATGTGAAGGCGGTTGTTCTCGCCGGCGGTTACCGGCAATTGTAGTAGACGTCATTGTTTTCTCTCACTAACTTCCTCTCTCTACTGGTTTTCCGGCGAAGAGAAGGAGGGAGGTGGGTACGGACAGTGGAgtgttaaaaagaaaaagacacTGCGTGTGAGTGTGAATGAAAGGAAGAAATGTATGAATTTAActttaaatttatggattcttttcctaattttaCTCTCGATATCTGTGCGTGTATGACTCACTGCTGTCtgccttttttttcttctttttttcggGTTTCCGAAGATGGTATGGAATTttaagaatttatttatttatttattgtctttcttttttctttttatcttcttcttttttgattaattttttcttttgtttcatgaCTTTATTCTTCTATTGTTGTTGTCAAATCTTTTTcttggttgttttaccctcagCCTTGACAGAGAAATCTGAAATTTC encodes:
- the LOC110804881 gene encoding uncharacterized protein, with the protein product MTSTTIAGNRRREQPPSHQYYYSNTPSYFSSSSSSPSLIKGCCCCLFLLFSLLALITLAVILVIVLAVKPKKPQYDLQQVAVQYVGISPTSTAAPGGVSLSLSVRLLFTAVNPNKVGIKYGESRFNVMYRGIPLGRGTVPGFYQPAHSVRTVETIVTVDRVNLMQADASDLVKYASMYDKVELRVLGDVSAKIRIISFDSPGVQVSVDCEIVISPKKQSLTYKQCGFDGLRV